One window of the Rhodococcus sovatensis genome contains the following:
- a CDS encoding ABC transporter family substrate-binding protein yields the protein MRRVHSLGIGAIALVLAACTANPPPPVESDPTPVTTTTAVAAPTETGDPVVVAIDDVGIGFNPHLLSDQSPANSAVSALVLPSPFRPAVDPADPENTIWLPDSTVLVSAEVTSQNPFTITYQLRDEAQWSDSAPIAAEDFRYLWQQMISQPGVVDPAGYALIDNVASSGGGKTVNVTMKHPYPNWQRLFADLLPSHLLKDSLGGFETGLSDNVPVSGGRFTVKSIDRGRDEILLERNDRFWGEPALPFQILLRRGGTAAQLADSLRSNDAQVAQVQASTATNAQLAAIPGVRTGSRLQPRVLDLTLNGRVPLLADPAVREGIMGVLDSSLLSTVAAGSSSADHPARAQLASPSDPEYTPTAPAAIGRDAAVLLLERAGYVALPDGTRGKDGVPVEFVIGAVENDTTALAVANTAADQLAGVGIDARVTPLPAEELYGTALTQGEVDAIVGWSSVGLDPATVMASRFGCPAAQSTVPEAEVQQENTSVMPPSNLSGLCLSELEDSVDRALRGELSEAALRSEAEPKLWNLAAVLPIVQGSSVVAVGSGVSGVSLAGPIEVGIFGDAATWMRTETK from the coding sequence TTGCGGCGGGTGCACTCCCTTGGTATCGGAGCCATTGCGTTGGTTCTCGCAGCGTGTACGGCCAATCCACCGCCTCCCGTCGAGAGTGACCCCACCCCCGTCACGACCACGACCGCAGTTGCGGCTCCCACGGAGACCGGTGACCCGGTCGTAGTCGCCATCGACGATGTGGGCATCGGATTCAACCCGCATCTGTTGTCGGATCAATCGCCCGCGAACTCCGCAGTAAGCGCTCTAGTGCTACCCAGCCCGTTCCGGCCGGCCGTCGACCCGGCAGATCCCGAGAACACGATCTGGCTGCCGGACTCGACGGTCCTGGTCTCCGCCGAGGTGACCTCGCAGAATCCGTTCACCATCACTTACCAGCTTCGCGACGAAGCACAGTGGTCCGACAGCGCGCCCATCGCGGCCGAGGACTTTCGCTACCTGTGGCAGCAGATGATTTCTCAGCCAGGCGTCGTCGATCCGGCGGGCTACGCGCTCATCGACAACGTTGCATCGTCCGGCGGTGGCAAGACTGTCAATGTGACCATGAAGCACCCTTATCCGAACTGGCAGCGCCTCTTCGCCGATCTGCTGCCGAGTCACCTGCTCAAGGACTCGCTCGGCGGATTCGAGACCGGCCTGTCCGACAATGTCCCGGTCTCGGGCGGACGGTTCACCGTCAAGTCGATCGACCGAGGTCGTGACGAGATCTTGCTCGAGCGCAACGACCGCTTCTGGGGTGAGCCCGCACTGCCCTTCCAGATTCTTCTTCGGCGTGGTGGCACCGCCGCTCAACTTGCGGATTCGCTGCGCTCGAACGATGCACAGGTGGCGCAGGTCCAGGCGAGCACGGCTACCAACGCCCAGCTCGCAGCGATACCCGGAGTCCGGACGGGTTCACGTCTGCAGCCGCGCGTCCTCGATCTGACCCTCAATGGTCGTGTTCCATTGCTCGCCGATCCTGCTGTGCGAGAAGGAATAATGGGTGTACTGGACTCGTCTCTGCTGTCGACTGTCGCGGCAGGTTCGAGTTCGGCCGACCATCCGGCTCGTGCGCAATTGGCGAGTCCCTCCGATCCTGAGTACACCCCGACCGCCCCCGCGGCCATCGGACGGGACGCCGCCGTCCTGTTGCTCGAGCGTGCCGGTTACGTCGCGCTGCCCGACGGCACTCGCGGAAAAGACGGTGTGCCTGTCGAATTCGTCATCGGCGCGGTTGAGAACGACACGACCGCGCTCGCAGTCGCGAACACCGCGGCGGACCAGCTTGCCGGAGTCGGCATCGACGCGAGAGTAACCCCGTTGCCCGCAGAGGAGCTCTACGGCACTGCATTGACCCAGGGGGAAGTGGACGCGATCGTGGGATGGTCGAGTGTCGGGCTCGACCCCGCGACTGTCATGGCCTCCCGATTCGGCTGTCCCGCAGCTCAATCGACTGTCCCCGAAGCCGAAGTTCAGCAAGAGAATACGTCCGTGATGCCGCCCAGTAATTTGTCCGGACTGTGCTTGTCGGAATTGGAAGACTCGGTCGATCGCGCTCTGCGGGGCGAGCTTTCGGAGGCTGCACTTCGGTCCGAGGCGGAGCCGAAGCTTTGGAATCTGGCGGCGGTGTTGCCCATCGTTCAAGGTTCGTCGGTCGTCGCCGTCGGTAGCGGTGTGTCCGGTGTGTCGTTGGCGGGCCCGATCGAGGTCGGAATCTTCGGTGACGCTGCTACGTGGATGAGGACCGAAACCAAGTGA
- the typA gene encoding translational GTPase TypA, with translation MSAPSSADNIDATTTFRNVAIVAHVDHGKTTLVDAMLRQSGAFEERAEAIDRVMDSGDLEKEKGITILAKNTAVHKRNADGTITVINVIDTPGHADFGGEVERGLSMVDGVVLLVDASEGPLPQTRFVLRKALAASLPVILVVNKTDRPDARIEEVVSESHDLLLDLASDLDDEASEAAELALDLPVLYASGREGKASKVQPENGNAPDAENLDELFEVLLGYVPAPKGNVDAPLQAHVTNLDASAFLGRLALVRIHNGELNKGQTVSWMREVDGEPVVQKAKITELLNTVGVERVPGERGVAGDIVAVAGFPDIMIGDTLADLENPVALPRITVDQPAISVTIGTNTSPLVGRVSGHKLTSRMVKSRLDQELIGNVSLKVLDIGRPDAWEVQGRGELALAILVEQMRREGFELTVGKPQVVTRQVDGKLHEPFEELTIDTPEEFLGGVTQLLAARKGKMVQMTNHGAGWVRMEFIVPSRGLIGFRTDFLTDTRGTGIANAVFHGYAPWAGEIRARHTGSLVSDRQGTVTPFAMIQLADRGTFFVEPGADTYEGMVVGINPRQEDLDINVTREKKLTNMRQSSADVMETLAKPKKLDLEMAMEFCAGDECVEVTPEVVRVRKVHLDSNERARERSRSKSRDKAAL, from the coding sequence GTGAGCGCCCCAAGCAGTGCAGACAACATCGATGCCACCACAACGTTCCGCAACGTAGCAATCGTTGCACACGTCGACCACGGTAAGACCACGCTGGTCGACGCCATGTTGCGGCAGTCCGGCGCGTTCGAGGAACGTGCCGAAGCGATCGACCGCGTCATGGACTCGGGTGACCTGGAGAAGGAAAAGGGCATCACGATCCTGGCCAAGAACACGGCCGTCCACAAACGCAACGCCGACGGCACCATCACCGTCATCAACGTGATCGACACCCCCGGCCACGCCGACTTCGGCGGAGAGGTCGAGCGCGGCCTGTCCATGGTCGACGGCGTCGTCCTGCTCGTCGACGCATCCGAGGGCCCGCTTCCGCAGACCCGATTCGTGTTGCGCAAGGCGCTCGCCGCCTCGCTTCCGGTGATCCTCGTCGTGAACAAGACCGACCGTCCCGACGCACGTATCGAGGAGGTCGTGTCCGAAAGCCACGATCTGCTGCTCGACCTCGCATCGGACCTCGACGACGAAGCCTCCGAGGCTGCCGAGCTGGCCCTCGACCTGCCCGTCCTCTACGCCTCCGGCCGCGAAGGCAAGGCATCGAAGGTTCAGCCCGAAAACGGCAATGCTCCCGACGCCGAGAACCTCGACGAGCTCTTCGAAGTCCTGCTGGGCTACGTCCCCGCTCCCAAGGGCAACGTGGACGCACCTCTGCAGGCTCACGTCACCAACCTCGACGCGTCGGCCTTCCTCGGCCGCCTCGCGCTGGTCCGCATCCACAACGGCGAGCTCAACAAGGGCCAGACCGTGAGCTGGATGCGTGAGGTCGACGGCGAACCCGTCGTTCAGAAGGCCAAGATCACCGAGCTGCTCAACACCGTCGGCGTCGAGCGCGTTCCCGGTGAGCGCGGTGTTGCAGGTGACATCGTCGCAGTCGCAGGTTTCCCGGACATCATGATCGGTGACACGCTCGCCGACCTCGAGAACCCGGTGGCGTTGCCCCGCATCACCGTCGACCAGCCGGCCATCTCCGTCACCATCGGCACCAACACCAGCCCGCTGGTCGGACGCGTCAGCGGCCACAAGCTCACCTCGCGGATGGTCAAGAGCCGTCTGGACCAGGAGCTCATCGGTAACGTCTCGCTCAAGGTTCTCGACATCGGGCGTCCCGACGCCTGGGAGGTCCAGGGTCGTGGCGAGCTCGCACTCGCCATCCTCGTCGAGCAGATGCGTCGTGAAGGCTTCGAGCTCACCGTCGGTAAGCCTCAGGTGGTCACCCGTCAGGTAGACGGCAAGCTGCACGAGCCTTTCGAAGAGCTCACCATCGACACCCCGGAGGAATTCCTCGGTGGCGTCACGCAGCTCCTCGCTGCGCGCAAGGGCAAGATGGTTCAGATGACGAACCACGGCGCAGGCTGGGTTCGGATGGAGTTCATCGTTCCGTCGCGTGGTCTGATCGGCTTCCGTACCGACTTCCTCACCGACACCCGCGGCACCGGTATCGCCAACGCGGTCTTCCACGGTTACGCACCGTGGGCGGGCGAGATCCGTGCACGCCACACCGGTTCGCTCGTCTCCGACCGTCAGGGCACGGTGACTCCGTTCGCGATGATCCAGCTCGCCGACCGTGGCACGTTCTTCGTCGAGCCGGGCGCGGACACCTACGAGGGCATGGTCGTCGGCATCAACCCGCGTCAGGAAGACCTCGATATCAACGTCACCCGCGAGAAGAAGCTGACCAACATGCGTCAGTCTTCCGCCGACGTCATGGAGACCCTGGCCAAGCCGAAGAAGCTGGACCTGGAAATGGCCATGGAATTCTGTGCAGGCGACGAGTGCGTCGAGGTGACGCCAGAGGTCGTTCGTGTCCGCAAGGTGCACCTCGATTCCAACGAGCGCGCTCGCGAGCGTTCGCGCAGCAAGTCGCGTGACAAGGCTGCTCTGTAA
- a CDS encoding (deoxy)nucleoside triphosphate pyrophosphohydrolase produces MVVAGALVANGLLLLAQRSRPPELAGMWELPGGKVEPGESPEGALERELREELGVETVVGQQLAGDVDLAGGLVLRAYRVELMSGTPAPLDHSDLRWVDARGLVGADLVDADRAWVPELSGMLRQPEPS; encoded by the coding sequence ATGGTCGTCGCAGGTGCCCTGGTCGCCAACGGACTGTTGCTCCTTGCCCAGCGCTCCCGCCCACCCGAGCTGGCCGGGATGTGGGAACTGCCCGGCGGCAAGGTCGAACCGGGGGAGTCGCCGGAAGGTGCGCTCGAGCGTGAACTGCGCGAAGAACTCGGCGTCGAGACTGTGGTTGGGCAGCAATTGGCCGGCGACGTGGACCTGGCAGGAGGATTGGTTCTCCGCGCCTACCGAGTCGAGTTGATGTCAGGAACGCCTGCACCGCTTGATCATTCGGATCTACGATGGGTCGACGCCCGTGGGCTTGTCGGCGCCGACCTGGTCGACGCCGATCGAGCCTGGGTGCCGGAACTGAGCGGGATGCTCAGGCAGCCCGAGCCTTCTTGA
- a CDS encoding 4a-hydroxytetrahydrobiopterin dehydratase gives MTELLSNAEIDDALTGLPEWTLDNRSITRTVELPTFPVAIEFVSRVAAAAEAADHHPDIDIRWRKLHFTLSTHSAGGLTQKDVRLAHEIDSLLPDD, from the coding sequence ATGACGGAGCTACTTTCCAACGCCGAGATCGATGACGCTCTCACCGGGTTGCCGGAGTGGACTCTCGACAACCGGTCGATCACCCGTACCGTCGAGTTGCCGACGTTCCCGGTGGCCATCGAGTTCGTTTCGCGCGTCGCTGCGGCTGCGGAGGCCGCCGACCACCATCCGGACATCGACATCAGGTGGCGCAAACTTCACTTCACGTTGTCGACGCACTCTGCGGGCGGCCTCACGCAGAAGGACGTTCGTCTGGCTCACGAGATCGATTCCCTTCTTCCCGACGACTGA